In Parvularculales bacterium, the following are encoded in one genomic region:
- a CDS encoding acyl-CoA dehydrogenase family protein: MSNLDTFRTETRAWLEDNCPASMRTPMPEEESPWGGRNAQWPNPDSKVWLDRMAGRGWTAPMWPEEYGGGGLTSQENLVLQDELRRIHARPALMSFGVWMLGPALLEFASEEQKHEHLPKIIRGEIRWCQGYSEPGAGSDLAGLQTRAEDKGDYYLVNGQKVWTSYADHADWIFCLVRTDTSKKHDGISFLLIDMDNPGVEARPIRLISGASPFCETFITDVKVPKGNLVGELNKGWTIAKQLLQHERTMISAMGTVGGAGSSGGLEETAKTYFGEQDGHIAIASMREEVARQKMDARAFGLSLRRSAEEAKAGSGPGAASSMFKYYGTELNKRRYELLMKLLGSQGLGWEGEGFTGGELNTTRQWLRSRANSIEGGTSEVQLNVIAKRVLGLPD, translated from the coding sequence ATGAGCAATCTGGATACATTCCGCACCGAAACGAGAGCATGGCTGGAGGATAATTGTCCGGCCTCCATGCGCACACCGATGCCGGAGGAGGAGTCTCCGTGGGGAGGACGCAACGCTCAATGGCCCAATCCTGACAGCAAGGTCTGGCTGGACCGTATGGCCGGACGCGGCTGGACGGCCCCCATGTGGCCGGAGGAATATGGCGGCGGCGGTCTGACCTCTCAGGAAAATCTCGTTCTTCAGGATGAACTGCGCCGGATTCATGCACGCCCCGCCCTGATGAGTTTTGGCGTCTGGATGCTGGGCCCGGCCTTGCTTGAATTTGCCAGCGAAGAACAGAAGCATGAGCATTTACCGAAAATTATCCGGGGCGAAATTCGCTGGTGTCAGGGCTATTCCGAACCGGGCGCAGGGTCGGACCTTGCCGGTCTGCAAACCCGTGCCGAAGACAAGGGCGATTATTATCTGGTCAACGGGCAGAAGGTATGGACATCCTACGCCGACCATGCCGACTGGATTTTTTGTCTGGTGCGGACCGATACGAGCAAAAAGCATGACGGCATTAGTTTTCTGCTCATTGATATGGATAATCCGGGCGTTGAGGCCCGTCCCATTCGTCTGATTAGCGGGGCCTCGCCCTTTTGCGAAACATTTATAACCGACGTTAAAGTGCCCAAGGGAAATCTCGTCGGAGAACTCAACAAGGGCTGGACGATCGCCAAACAGTTGCTTCAACATGAGCGCACCATGATTTCAGCCATGGGCACCGTAGGAGGGGCGGGCTCCAGCGGCGGGCTGGAAGAGACCGCCAAAACCTATTTTGGTGAACAGGACGGGCATATCGCCATTGCGTCCATGCGCGAAGAGGTCGCCCGCCAGAAAATGGATGCCCGCGCTTTTGGTCTGAGCCTGCGGCGTTCGGCGGAGGAGGCCAAGGCGGGGTCCGGCCCGGGTGCGGCGTCCTCCATGTTTAAATATTACGGCACCGAACTCAACAAGCGCCGCTATGAACTGTTGATGAAACTTCTGGGTTCACAGGGTCTTGGCTGGGAAGGCGAAGGATTTACGGGGGGCGAACTGAACACGACCCGCCAGTGGTTGCGTTCCAGGGCCAACTCCATTGAGGGGGGTACGTCGGAGGTTCAACTCAACGTTATCGCTAAACGGGTTCTGGGTCTGCCGGACTAA
- a CDS encoding acyl-CoA dehydrogenase family protein: MAFVLTEEQTMLKDTAAQFFNEKMPVSNLRHLRDTEDETGFDRALWKEMAGLGFAGILIPEEYGGSDFGVMGLGLVLEQAGRTLAASPLFSTALLGAGIIRLGGSEEQKKTLLPAIAAGDMITALALEEGPHHAPAHIETRAEKKGDGWSLNGTKRFVLDGHSAGKLIVVARVSGKADEREGLALFLVDPETSGVSGERRLMVDNRNAADITLTGVQLSGDAIIGSPGGGADILEPVLDQGRVGMAAEMLGGINEVFDRTIEYLKDRQQFGVPIGSFQALKHRAAEMFCEVEICRSVVLDAMSAVDERRNDIPQMASLTKARLGEASRLITNEGVQMHGGIGMTDEVDMGLFMKRARVQATILGDVAFHCDRYGALEGF, translated from the coding sequence ATGGCATTTGTGTTAACTGAAGAGCAGACGATGCTCAAAGATACGGCGGCGCAATTTTTCAACGAAAAAATGCCGGTCTCTAATTTACGTCATTTGCGTGACACAGAGGATGAAACCGGTTTTGACCGTGCCCTGTGGAAAGAAATGGCCGGGCTGGGGTTTGCAGGCATTCTTATTCCCGAAGAATATGGCGGCTCGGATTTCGGCGTTATGGGTCTGGGGCTTGTTTTGGAACAGGCGGGCCGTACGCTGGCGGCATCCCCCTTGTTTTCTACGGCATTACTGGGTGCCGGGATCATCCGCCTTGGCGGCTCTGAAGAGCAAAAGAAGACTCTCCTCCCGGCCATAGCCGCCGGCGATATGATTACCGCCCTTGCCCTTGAAGAGGGTCCGCATCATGCGCCGGCACACATTGAAACCCGTGCAGAAAAGAAAGGCGATGGCTGGTCTTTGAACGGAACGAAACGCTTTGTTCTGGATGGTCATAGCGCCGGTAAGCTGATCGTTGTAGCGCGTGTTTCCGGCAAGGCAGATGAGCGGGAAGGGCTGGCCCTGTTTCTGGTTGACCCTGAAACCTCCGGTGTTTCAGGGGAGCGGCGTTTGATGGTGGACAACCGCAATGCTGCCGACATAACCCTGACCGGCGTACAACTCTCCGGCGATGCCATCATCGGTTCACCCGGTGGCGGTGCGGATATTCTGGAGCCCGTTCTGGATCAGGGACGCGTTGGCATGGCCGCTGAAATGCTGGGGGGAATTAACGAAGTCTTTGACCGCACCATTGAGTACCTCAAAGACCGGCAACAGTTTGGTGTTCCCATAGGCTCTTTTCAGGCTCTTAAACACCGCGCCGCCGAAATGTTCTGTGAGGTGGAAATCTGCCGCTCCGTGGTTCTGGATGCCATGAGCGCCGTTGATGAGCGGCGCAATGATATTCCGCAAATGGCGTCTCTGACCAAGGCGCGTCTTGGTGAGGCGTCGCGGTTGATTACCAATGAAGGCGTGCAGATGCACGGCGGCATTGGCATGACCGATGAAGTCGATATGGGATTATTTATGAAACGCGCCCGGGTGCAGGCAACCATACTGGGAGACGTTGCCTTTCATTGCGACCGCTACGGGGCTTTGGAAGGTTTTTAA
- the msrA gene encoding peptide-methionine (S)-S-oxide reductase MsrA, translating into METATFAAGCFWGVESAFRRIPGVQDVEVGYTGGHTESPTYEQVCTGNTGHAEAIRVVFDPDRVSYDDLLSAFWMCHDPTTLNRQGPDVGSQYRSAIFTHTQEQADQAQTSKEDLASNGGLSSPPVTEITPAGQFWRAEEYHQRYEEKNSGRRLFGLL; encoded by the coding sequence ATGGAAACGGCTACTTTTGCTGCCGGTTGCTTTTGGGGAGTTGAGTCTGCTTTCCGGCGTATCCCCGGCGTTCAGGATGTAGAGGTGGGATATACTGGCGGCCATACGGAAAGCCCGACGTATGAACAGGTCTGTACGGGCAATACGGGTCATGCTGAGGCTATCCGTGTTGTCTTTGATCCGGACCGGGTTTCTTATGATGACCTCTTAAGCGCTTTCTGGATGTGTCATGACCCCACGACCCTGAACCGTCAGGGGCCTGATGTGGGCAGTCAGTACCGCTCGGCTATTTTCACCCATACGCAGGAGCAGGCAGATCAGGCTCAGACTTCAAAAGAAGATCTTGCGTCAAACGGGGGGCTTTCCTCACCGCCGGTAACGGAAATCACCCCGGCCGGACAGTTTTGGCGGGCGGAGGAATATCATCAGCGCTATGAGGAAAAGAACAGCGGGCGGCGGCTTTTTGGCCTGTTGTAA
- a CDS encoding DarT ssDNA thymidine ADP-ribosyltransferase family protein, translated as MSVQKLIEYIKNREKYSCLYHFTDKENLASIDEHGLLSTRERESKGINPKNRGGDVKSHRLDREKGLDKYVCLSFTDYLPLYFAATNDGRIPNPTYLKIDPEILHVDNVAFTYGVATAHNAIRMPIAGAIEQIYRDIYGLDEEGNPTRPKNSLSTEAHKSEILVPKRIEQKMIIGKV; from the coding sequence ATGAGTGTTCAAAAACTTATCGAATACATAAAAAACAGGGAAAAGTATTCATGTCTTTATCATTTCACAGATAAAGAGAATCTAGCATCAATTGATGAGCATGGTCTTCTATCCACTCGAGAACGAGAATCTAAAGGCATAAACCCCAAAAATCGGGGCGGAGATGTAAAGAGCCATAGGTTGGATAGAGAAAAAGGTCTTGATAAGTACGTCTGTCTCAGCTTCACCGATTATCTCCCTCTTTATTTTGCAGCTACAAATGACGGTAGGATCCCTAATCCCACTTATCTTAAAATAGATCCAGAAATCTTACACGTTGATAACGTTGCGTTTACCTACGGTGTTGCAACTGCACATAACGCTATCCGAATGCCAATAGCTGGTGCTATAGAGCAAATCTACAGAGATATTTACGGTTTAGACGAAGAAGGAAATCCAACGAGGCCAAAAAATTCTCTTTCTACGGAGGCACACAAGTCAGAAATTTTAGTACCTAAAAGGATAGAACAGAAAATGATTATCGGAAAAGTTTGA